One stretch of Pelmatolapia mariae isolate MD_Pm_ZW linkage group LG3_W, Pm_UMD_F_2, whole genome shotgun sequence DNA includes these proteins:
- the LOC134624740 gene encoding myelin-oligodendrocyte glycoprotein-like has translation MALLTLPSLCWTLLFLFVVVLAAEAQNTITAESGQDVVLPCRVSPGKTIRAVKWSRADLGDNYVLLYRDDQLDPENQHPSFKKRVDLQDRQMNNGDVSLVLKNVTTADDGSYNCNIFNGGTTSWESINTVSLTVSGQTAGSVGLIVGLSVSAVLLVAAGVGFLIYRKHKQPQSQDSY, from the exons ATGGCTTTACTAACACTCCCGTCTCTCTGCTGGACTCTGCTGTTCCTCTTCGTCGTGGTTTTGGCCGCTGAAG CCCAGAACaccatcacagctgagtctggacaggacgtaGTTCTACCATGTCGAGTATCACCAGGCAAAACCATCAGAGCTGtgaagtggagcagagctgacctgggagaTAATTATGTGCTTTTGTACCGAGATGATCAGCTGGATCCAGaaaaccagcatccatcttttaagaaacGTGTAGACCttcaggacagacagatgaataATGGAGACGTGTCTCTGGTTCTAAAAAATGTGACGACTGCTGATGATGGATCATACAATTGTAATATCTTCAATGGAGGGACAACTTCATGGGAGAGCATCAACACTGTCAGCCTGACTGTttcag gtcagacagcaGGATCTGTTGGACTGATCGTCGGTCTGtcagtttctgctgtgcttCTTGTTGCTGCCGGTGTTGGATTTTTGATCtacagaaaacataaacaaccACAGAGTCAGGATTCATACTAG